One Paenibacillus crassostreae DNA segment encodes these proteins:
- the tsaE gene encoding tRNA (adenosine(37)-N6)-threonylcarbamoyltransferase complex ATPase subunit type 1 TsaE, with the protein MSHYKEQFVYTSYQLQDTEALAVWLADAVVPGTVIGLDGDLGAGKTAFSQQFAKHLGVKGIVNSPTFTIIKEYEGKMPFYHMDVYRLSIEEADELGLDEYFYGKGVCLVEWSQIISDLLPTAHLHLSIATTGSDQREITIHGLGEPYENWCRNLKQNGVFKL; encoded by the coding sequence ATGAGTCATTATAAAGAGCAATTTGTTTATACTTCTTATCAGCTACAAGATACGGAGGCACTTGCGGTGTGGCTTGCTGATGCTGTTGTACCAGGTACAGTGATTGGACTGGATGGGGATTTAGGAGCAGGGAAGACGGCTTTTTCACAACAATTTGCTAAGCATTTAGGGGTTAAGGGAATCGTTAATAGTCCCACATTTACAATTATTAAAGAATACGAAGGTAAAATGCCTTTTTATCATATGGATGTGTATCGTCTTTCGATAGAAGAAGCAGATGAACTTGGATTAGATGAATATTTCTATGGTAAGGGAGTATGTCTAGTGGAATGGTCTCAAATCATAAGTGATTTGCTACCTACGGCTCACTTGCATTTATCGATTGCGACCACGGGATCTGATCAACGCGAAATTACGATTCATGGGTTAGGTGAACCCTATGAGAACTGGTGCCGTAACCTGAAACAGAATGGAGTCTTTAAGTTATGA
- a CDS encoding AraC family transcriptional regulator: MTYPMELWENTRLEHSIYPFQLFQNHHSAKMNDCILYLHWHEHFEIIVMRKGRAQFHIDSRPYTVMAGDVVIIPGGSLHVGYSLNDGDVNYDCVVLNASLFNDWMNDPVHVQYVSPYLEGRQRFPVKPADHDEVCANYYPILNEAIAELAAKAPAYQLVVKSKLHVLFTLLSRTFMPLQLDDKPVEGYFPNYERFKLLIQRLESNLPEKLTVEQAAKEVSLNPYYFCKLFKRLTGRTFIEYVNICRMNEAKRLLLESNDSITEIASKVGCGNPNYFTKLYKKYMGKTPSITRRSLE; this comes from the coding sequence ATGACCTATCCAATGGAACTTTGGGAAAATACTCGGCTCGAGCATTCAATATATCCATTTCAACTCTTCCAGAATCATCATTCCGCTAAAATGAACGACTGTATTCTCTATTTACACTGGCATGAGCATTTCGAGATCATCGTCATGCGTAAAGGTAGAGCCCAATTCCATATCGACAGCCGCCCCTATACGGTTATGGCGGGAGACGTTGTCATTATTCCGGGTGGTAGTCTGCATGTTGGATACTCACTAAACGATGGAGACGTGAACTATGACTGTGTTGTCTTGAATGCTTCGCTATTCAATGATTGGATGAATGATCCGGTACATGTACAGTATGTTTCCCCCTACTTAGAGGGACGGCAGCGATTTCCAGTTAAACCAGCTGATCATGATGAGGTATGTGCAAATTATTACCCTATATTGAATGAGGCCATAGCGGAGCTTGCAGCAAAGGCTCCCGCTTATCAACTTGTAGTTAAGTCGAAACTACATGTACTATTTACGTTATTATCACGTACGTTCATGCCACTTCAGTTGGATGACAAACCTGTAGAGGGATATTTCCCAAATTATGAGCGGTTTAAGTTACTGATCCAACGTTTGGAGTCTAATTTGCCCGAGAAGTTAACGGTCGAACAGGCTGCAAAGGAGGTCAGTCTTAACCCGTACTACTTCTGTAAACTATTCAAGCGATTAACTGGTCGAACTTTTATTGAATATGTGAATATCTGTAGAATGAATGAGGCTAAGCGGTTGCTCCTTGAGAGTAATGATTCAATAACAGAGATCGCATCCAAGGTTGGATGCGGGAATCCGAATTACTTCACCAAACTATATAAGAAGTATATGGGCAAGACTCCTTCAATAACGAGGAGATCATTGGAGTGA
- the tatC gene encoding twin-arginine translocase subunit TatC: protein MSEVKKTETAQDGMSIFEHLGELRKRIIYVLIIFLVGLIIGLFVANPIYQYLVNADQAKDYVLNAFSFWDGIGIYMKISMGVSLVLSIPAIVYQVWAFVSPGLREEERKASLKYVPFVFILFIAGILFAYFIIFPMALAFSRAVTTSMGLKETYGITQYFSFMFTLVIPMALLFELPVLIMFLTKIRVLNPLRLRKMRKVAYFVLVLIAVVITPPDFISDFLVTIPLVVLYEFSVYLSSLIYRKQLAADAEIEKRYS, encoded by the coding sequence ATGTCAGAAGTAAAGAAAACAGAGACAGCACAAGATGGGATGTCTATCTTCGAACATTTAGGTGAGTTACGTAAGCGAATCATTTACGTTCTGATCATATTTCTAGTGGGACTTATCATTGGCTTGTTCGTAGCTAACCCTATCTATCAATATTTAGTGAATGCAGATCAGGCAAAGGATTATGTGCTTAATGCCTTTTCTTTTTGGGATGGTATAGGGATTTATATGAAGATATCAATGGGTGTTTCATTGGTTCTATCTATTCCAGCAATTGTGTACCAAGTGTGGGCTTTTGTGAGCCCAGGTTTAAGAGAAGAAGAACGGAAAGCTTCTCTAAAATACGTACCTTTTGTTTTCATACTATTTATTGCTGGAATATTATTTGCTTATTTCATAATATTCCCTATGGCGTTAGCATTTAGTAGAGCTGTAACAACAAGTATGGGTCTGAAGGAAACGTATGGAATTACACAATATTTCAGCTTTATGTTCACACTTGTCATCCCGATGGCTCTCTTATTTGAACTACCAGTTCTGATCATGTTCCTTACCAAGATTAGAGTCTTAAATCCACTTCGTTTGCGGAAAATGCGTAAGGTGGCCTATTTCGTCCTTGTCCTTATCGCTGTGGTGATTACACCGCCAGACTTTATCTCAGACTTCCTTGTAACGATCCCATTAGTCGTATTGTATGAGTTCAGTGTGTATCTGTCGTCTC
- the tsaD gene encoding tRNA (adenosine(37)-N6)-threonylcarbamoyltransferase complex transferase subunit TsaD: MSIDQTNYSPCYILAIETSCDETAVAVVKDGHEVLSNMISSQIETHKAFGGVVPEVASRKHVESITLMIEEAVTASGIPMKDLSAIAVTQGPGLVGALLVGVVAAKSLSVALSKPLIGTHHIAGHIYANRLVGDIKYPCMALVVSGGHTELVYMKQEGHFEVIGQTRDDAVGEAYDKVARSIGFPYPGGPHVDRAAMESDESIDLPRAWLEAGSYDFSFSGLKSAVLNVINQRKMRGETPIIGAIARGFQESVVEVLVTKAILAVKAYGVKQLLLCGGVAANRGLRTELQRKCAKEGIDLSIPPFEYCTDNAAMIGAAAYIKWREQYFTPLDMKADPQLPLEEWGSNNID; encoded by the coding sequence ATGAGTATAGATCAGACTAATTATAGTCCGTGTTATATATTAGCTATTGAGACAAGCTGTGATGAAACAGCTGTAGCTGTCGTAAAGGATGGGCACGAGGTATTATCCAACATGATCTCAAGCCAAATCGAGACACATAAGGCATTTGGTGGTGTTGTGCCAGAAGTAGCATCGCGTAAGCATGTAGAGAGTATCACCCTTATGATCGAAGAGGCGGTGACAGCTTCTGGAATTCCGATGAAGGATTTGTCTGCGATAGCTGTGACACAAGGACCTGGTCTTGTAGGGGCTCTATTAGTTGGCGTTGTAGCTGCAAAGAGTTTATCTGTAGCTTTATCTAAACCGTTAATAGGTACACATCATATCGCAGGGCATATTTATGCGAATCGGCTAGTTGGAGATATCAAGTATCCATGTATGGCATTAGTTGTATCAGGCGGTCATACGGAGCTTGTCTATATGAAGCAAGAGGGTCATTTTGAAGTAATTGGTCAGACTAGGGATGATGCTGTGGGCGAGGCTTATGATAAAGTAGCACGTTCAATTGGTTTTCCTTATCCAGGTGGACCGCATGTTGACCGGGCAGCAATGGAGTCAGATGAATCGATAGACCTTCCACGTGCATGGTTAGAAGCGGGATCCTATGATTTCAGCTTCAGTGGGTTAAAATCCGCAGTACTAAATGTCATTAATCAACGTAAAATGCGTGGAGAAACACCGATCATCGGTGCTATTGCACGAGGGTTCCAAGAATCAGTTGTAGAAGTGCTCGTAACCAAAGCTATCCTAGCGGTGAAGGCTTATGGTGTGAAGCAATTATTATTATGTGGTGGGGTAGCGGCTAATCGTGGACTCCGAACTGAATTGCAACGGAAATGTGCTAAGGAAGGAATAGACTTATCGATTCCTCCTTTCGAATATTGTACGGATAATGCTGCGATGATTGGTGCTGCTGCGTATATCAAATGGCGAGAACAATACTTTACACCACTTGATATGAAAGCAGATCCGCAGCTCCCATTAGAAGAATGGGGTTCTAATAACATCGATTAA
- the tsaB gene encoding tRNA (adenosine(37)-N6)-threonylcarbamoyltransferase complex dimerization subunit type 1 TsaB: MSKTQKIEPQRILALDTSTTSLTVAVMENGQVLHEMSELGERNHSIRILSIVEEVLKISGTVNSQLKGIAVGIGPGSYTGTRIAVTAAKTLAWAWNIPVVGISSLHSVAYGGYSEAIHVEGRNQLNWIVPLMDARRGQVYTALFSTSDDHIPNRLEPDAIRLMEQWVEGLAKRLETLSDPDKLVSLWFVGDINLHKEVAERLRGYLGDRLHIVPYDLNARFVGLLGEQRLNQGEMDDLHALIPNYTQLTEAEANLLRKP; this comes from the coding sequence ATGAGTAAAACACAGAAGATAGAACCACAACGGATCTTGGCCTTAGACACTTCTACAACATCCTTAACTGTAGCGGTAATGGAGAACGGTCAGGTACTACATGAGATGAGCGAGTTGGGTGAAAGAAATCATTCGATTCGAATACTGTCAATTGTGGAGGAAGTTCTGAAGATATCGGGAACAGTGAATTCACAACTGAAAGGTATTGCAGTTGGAATAGGACCGGGATCTTATACAGGAACAAGAATAGCTGTTACTGCAGCTAAAACGTTAGCTTGGGCGTGGAATATACCTGTTGTGGGAATATCTAGCCTTCATTCTGTAGCTTATGGTGGTTATTCTGAAGCGATTCATGTAGAAGGCAGGAATCAATTGAATTGGATTGTTCCGTTGATGGATGCGAGACGGGGGCAGGTATACACTGCGCTGTTCAGTACATCTGATGATCATATACCGAATCGGCTTGAGCCGGATGCAATCCGCTTAATGGAGCAGTGGGTAGAAGGGTTGGCGAAGCGACTAGAAACGCTGTCGGATCCGGACAAGCTAGTTAGTCTCTGGTTCGTTGGTGATATTAATCTCCATAAGGAAGTAGCCGAACGGCTAAGAGGATATCTGGGTGATAGGCTTCATATTGTTCCATATGATTTGAATGCACGCTTTGTTGGATTGTTAGGTGAGCAAAGGCTTAACCAAGGCGAGATGGATGATTTGCATGCACTGATACCGAATTATACTCAACTTACTGAAGCGGAAGCCAATCTCCTTCGTAAGCCTTGA
- the abc-f gene encoding ribosomal protection-like ABC-F family protein: MLLQATGIKKLYGVHPVLDGINLQILEKERVGLVGVNGAGKSTFLQILAGEISYDGGQIFKAKETTIGYLAQNSGLQSDRTLWEEMLNVFTPLIDAEQELRSMEKQIADPDLMENPKKYQDLLDRYAVRSDWFKDNGGYEMETKIRSVLHGMGFGDFAPDTPISTLSGGQKTRLALARILLLAPDLLMLDEPTNHLDIATLTWLEDYLRSYSGSLLVVSHDRYFLDRLVTTIVEIERHQSKRYTGNYSRYIELKAAEYEAELKQYDKQQDEISRMEAFVQRNLVRASTTKRAQSRRKALEKMERLDRPQGELKKASFSFEVEYSSGKEVLQVSDLSVAFDPSAPLFQHVSFDMRRGETAALIGPNGIGKSTLFKCMLGTLQPAAGQIHWGTKVKIGYYDQEQTNLNFSNTVLEELWSEYPHMEEARIRTVLGNFLFSGEDVLKKVSSLSGGEKARVALAKLMLLESNMLILDEPTNHLDLFSREVLESALIDFEGTLLFISHDRYFLNKMAERIVELSSNGTEHYLGNYDDYTEKKQELAEIQQEAKDLAAKTAKIEPGSDSIEKPGASTFEADKLAKREERNRQRRLVVLEEEIHTLEESIQALEAKMALPEIFQDYIALQEHQEMVELKKQSLEEVYAEWEQLAID; the protein is encoded by the coding sequence ATGTTGCTTCAAGCCACTGGAATAAAAAAATTGTACGGAGTCCATCCCGTTCTAGATGGAATTAACCTACAAATTCTCGAGAAGGAAAGAGTCGGACTTGTAGGAGTTAATGGTGCTGGAAAGTCCACATTTCTACAAATTCTTGCAGGAGAAATATCCTATGATGGAGGGCAAATTTTCAAGGCAAAAGAAACCACCATTGGATACCTCGCACAGAATAGTGGTCTTCAATCAGATCGAACCCTCTGGGAGGAAATGCTTAACGTATTTACCCCATTAATTGATGCTGAACAAGAACTAAGATCTATGGAGAAACAGATTGCAGATCCTGATTTGATGGAGAATCCTAAGAAATATCAAGATTTATTGGATCGTTATGCCGTTCGCTCAGATTGGTTCAAAGACAATGGCGGTTATGAGATGGAGACCAAAATCCGTAGCGTTCTACACGGAATGGGCTTTGGAGATTTCGCACCCGATACGCCTATTAGTACACTCAGCGGTGGACAGAAAACGCGATTAGCGTTAGCACGGATACTGTTGCTAGCACCTGATCTTCTGATGCTTGATGAACCTACGAACCACTTGGATATCGCTACTTTAACATGGTTAGAAGATTACTTACGTTCCTACTCTGGATCGCTACTAGTTGTATCACATGACCGTTATTTCTTAGATCGCTTAGTGACTACTATTGTGGAAATCGAGCGCCACCAATCTAAACGTTATACAGGTAACTATAGTCGCTATATTGAGCTTAAGGCTGCGGAGTACGAAGCCGAATTGAAGCAATACGATAAACAACAAGATGAGATATCACGTATGGAAGCATTTGTTCAACGCAATCTAGTACGTGCCTCAACAACAAAGAGAGCTCAGAGTCGACGGAAGGCCCTTGAGAAGATGGAACGATTAGATAGACCACAAGGGGAGCTCAAGAAAGCCAGCTTTTCTTTTGAAGTTGAATACTCATCTGGTAAAGAAGTTCTCCAAGTTAGTGATTTATCTGTTGCTTTTGATCCGTCTGCCCCTCTATTTCAACATGTGTCATTTGATATGCGCCGTGGAGAAACGGCAGCTCTAATCGGTCCTAACGGAATTGGAAAATCAACCTTGTTCAAATGCATGCTCGGAACCCTTCAACCTGCTGCAGGCCAGATTCATTGGGGCACAAAAGTAAAAATTGGGTACTATGATCAAGAGCAGACAAATTTGAATTTCTCGAATACCGTCTTAGAAGAGTTATGGAGCGAATATCCTCATATGGAGGAAGCACGAATCCGTACTGTACTTGGTAACTTTCTGTTCAGCGGTGAGGATGTACTTAAGAAGGTCTCTTCACTCAGTGGTGGGGAAAAGGCACGGGTTGCACTAGCCAAATTAATGCTTCTTGAATCCAATATGCTCATTCTTGATGAACCTACCAACCATTTAGACTTATTTAGTAGAGAAGTACTAGAATCAGCATTGATCGATTTCGAGGGTACCCTATTATTTATATCGCATGACCGTTATTTCCTAAATAAGATGGCTGAGCGAATTGTAGAACTGTCTTCTAATGGGACAGAGCATTACCTTGGAAACTATGATGATTATACTGAGAAGAAACAAGAACTCGCAGAAATCCAACAGGAAGCTAAAGATCTCGCTGCAAAAACAGCTAAGATTGAACCCGGGTCAGATTCTATTGAAAAACCCGGAGCCTCGACCTTTGAAGCAGATAAATTAGCTAAACGTGAAGAACGTAATCGTCAACGTAGATTAGTAGTCTTGGAAGAAGAGATTCACACGTTAGAAGAGAGTATCCAAGCTCTTGAAGCGAAGATGGCTCTCCCTGAAATATTCCAAGATTACATAGCCCTTCAAGAACATCAGGAGATGGTTGAATTAAAGAAGCAGTCACTTGAGGAAGTATATGCCGAATGGGAACAGCTAGCGATAGATTAA
- the rimI gene encoding ribosomal protein S18-alanine N-acetyltransferase: MITEQFNKQEYEDISFRAMKLEDVPAIMIIEHEAFTLPWTETAFHNELTNNHFAKYIVMENNGLPVGYAGMWTIVDEAHITNIAILEEYRGRKLGDRLLDELIKTAYQSGMERMTLEVRVSNRIAQRLYAKKGFKAAGIRKGYYSDNHEDAMIMWAELPRNKEYGSWEGSV; this comes from the coding sequence ATGATAACAGAGCAGTTCAATAAGCAGGAGTATGAGGATATCTCCTTTCGAGCGATGAAGCTTGAGGATGTTCCTGCGATTATGATCATAGAGCATGAAGCATTTACACTACCATGGACAGAAACAGCTTTTCATAATGAATTAACGAATAATCACTTTGCTAAATATATCGTTATGGAGAACAATGGGTTACCTGTTGGTTATGCGGGAATGTGGACGATTGTCGATGAAGCACATATAACGAATATTGCTATTCTAGAGGAATACCGTGGACGTAAATTAGGGGATCGACTGTTAGATGAATTAATAAAGACAGCTTACCAATCAGGAATGGAAAGAATGACACTAGAAGTTAGGGTATCTAATAGAATTGCCCAGAGATTGTACGCTAAAAAAGGATTCAAAGCAGCAGGAATTCGTAAAGGCTACTATTCGGATAATCATGAGGATGCGATGATTATGTGGGCAGAATTGCCACGAAATAAGGAGTATGGTAGTTGGGAAGGAAGCGTATAG
- the tatA gene encoding twin-arginine translocase TatA/TatE family subunit gives MLGGIGTPGIILLVILALLLFGPNKLPELGRAVGRTFREFKSGAREIIEEPSKEKNEVQQVNTTSQEQDNKRLPE, from the coding sequence ATGTTAGGTGGAATTGGAACACCGGGGATTATTTTGCTAGTCATATTGGCGTTATTGCTATTTGGACCCAATAAGCTACCAGAACTGGGCCGTGCTGTTGGACGGACATTTCGGGAGTTTAAATCTGGGGCGCGTGAAATTATAGAAGAACCATCTAAAGAGAAGAATGAAGTGCAACAAGTGAATACAACAAGCCAAGAGCAGGACAATAAACGCCTTCCTGAGTAA
- a CDS encoding GNAT family N-acetyltransferase: MNLNFRVSQATINDLNELSVIFDLYRVFYEQVSNQEEARQFLFDRFEHAESIIHIARESSDNQIVGFAQLYPTFSSLSMMRSWVLNDLYVIEEYRKKGVAKELLHHVQDFAIKTRAKGIALSTGHDNKKAQSLYEFLGYVKDDEFQQYFLTLNCMNINESDGLN, from the coding sequence GTGAATCTAAATTTCAGAGTATCTCAAGCAACGATTAATGATTTAAATGAACTAAGTGTTATTTTTGATTTATATCGCGTTTTTTATGAGCAAGTCTCTAATCAGGAAGAGGCAAGACAATTTTTATTTGATCGGTTTGAACATGCGGAGTCTATCATTCACATTGCTAGAGAGTCATCTGATAATCAAATTGTTGGGTTTGCTCAGCTGTATCCAACATTCTCATCGCTCTCGATGATGAGGTCTTGGGTTCTGAATGATCTATATGTTATTGAGGAATATCGTAAAAAGGGAGTTGCTAAGGAGTTATTACATCATGTGCAGGATTTTGCAATCAAGACGAGAGCAAAGGGAATTGCATTGTCAACGGGTCATGATAACAAGAAAGCACAATCCCTGTATGAATTTCTAGGTTATGTCAAGGATGATGAATTTCAGCAGTACTTCCTAACACTAAATTGTATGAACATCAATGAATCGGATGGATTAAATTGA
- a CDS encoding 2-isopropylmalate synthase, whose translation MQTPKISIFDTTLRDGEQAPGASLQPDQKVQLAAKIVELGIDVLEPGFPISSPGEFAAVETISRKFQQVEICGFARALKGDIDAAVRATKDAERRRIHLFLSSSDIHLKYQLRKSRKEVVAMAREMTAYAKQFNEQVEFTAMDAARTGIDDLIEMIEVVIEEGATMINLPDTVGYALPHEYGEMFRKVREGARGGAGVRYSAHCHNDLGLAVANSLAAIQNGASQIEVTVNGVGERTGNCALEELVMALEVRKDVLNYTTGISLEKIYGTSRAVSSAMHFPMAYNKPIVGRNAFQHESGIHQDGLLKDLSTYEIMRPESLGISRNMIILGKHSGRHALKDRVARYGVKLNEEEMEVLYGTFKETADQLKIVSDDLLLKMVSHTTGKRIQNFELGEVRVQSSSEEDRIATVTLHHLHEDRESTHTASGKGPLEALISAISDGIDADIIFGDLEMHSLSTGEEAHAEAAVTVEWEGKNYRGTAIHQDIVMAAGLAYVAACNSALSIISKA comes from the coding sequence ATGCAAACACCAAAGATTTCGATTTTTGATACAACGCTTCGTGATGGAGAACAGGCGCCGGGTGCAAGTTTACAGCCAGATCAGAAAGTGCAGCTTGCTGCCAAGATTGTTGAGCTAGGTATCGATGTGTTGGAGCCGGGATTTCCCATTTCTAGCCCAGGAGAATTTGCTGCGGTGGAGACTATATCACGAAAGTTCCAGCAAGTCGAGATATGTGGATTTGCTAGAGCTCTAAAGGGAGATATAGATGCTGCGGTTCGAGCTACAAAGGATGCAGAACGTCGTCGTATTCATCTCTTTCTGTCGTCATCGGATATTCACCTGAAGTATCAATTGCGCAAGAGTCGGAAGGAGGTTGTGGCGATGGCACGGGAGATGACAGCTTACGCTAAGCAATTCAATGAACAGGTGGAGTTCACAGCCATGGACGCAGCACGTACAGGAATAGATGATCTCATTGAGATGATTGAGGTTGTGATCGAGGAAGGAGCGACCATGATCAATCTTCCAGATACCGTAGGATATGCACTCCCTCATGAGTATGGGGAAATGTTCCGCAAGGTTCGCGAGGGGGCAAGAGGTGGAGCTGGCGTTCGCTATAGTGCACATTGCCATAATGATTTGGGGCTGGCAGTTGCAAATAGTCTTGCTGCTATTCAGAACGGTGCATCTCAAATTGAAGTAACGGTGAATGGTGTGGGAGAACGAACTGGGAATTGTGCATTAGAGGAGCTGGTCATGGCTCTGGAAGTCAGAAAAGATGTATTGAATTATACAACGGGAATTTCGCTGGAGAAGATATATGGGACATCAAGGGCAGTTAGTAGTGCAATGCATTTCCCTATGGCATATAACAAGCCTATTGTAGGACGTAATGCCTTTCAGCATGAGTCCGGAATTCATCAAGATGGGCTTTTGAAGGACCTTAGCACATATGAGATTATGAGACCTGAATCACTAGGCATATCTCGGAATATGATTATCCTTGGTAAACATTCGGGTCGCCATGCCTTGAAGGATCGTGTAGCCCGTTATGGGGTGAAGTTGAACGAAGAAGAAATGGAAGTGCTCTATGGTACCTTCAAGGAAACTGCGGATCAATTGAAGATTGTCAGTGATGATCTACTATTGAAGATGGTCAGCCATACGACAGGAAAAAGGATACAGAACTTTGAACTTGGAGAAGTGCGTGTACAATCGAGTAGCGAAGAAGATCGGATCGCAACGGTTACACTACATCACCTACATGAAGATCGAGAATCTACTCATACGGCATCAGGTAAGGGGCCCCTGGAAGCATTGATTTCAGCGATATCAGATGGAATCGATGCAGATATTATTTTCGGTGATTTGGAAATGCATTCACTTAGTACAGGGGAAGAGGCACATGCTGAAGCAGCGGTAACAGTGGAATGGGAAGGTAAGAATTATCGAGGTACGGCCATTCATCAAGATATCGTAATGGCTGCTGGTCTTGCTTATGTTGCTGCTTGTAATAGTGCTCTTTCGATAATTTCTAAAGCCTAG
- a CDS encoding 5-formyltetrahydrofolate cyclo-ligase — MKVNNDSICCDKKTMRLRMTKARNELSVNQREHWSSKAISYLIEVFETMRITNALVYIPFRSELDTRSFIEWGWDKGMNILVPRCNPSDYSMEIYSLSHWDELSPGAYGIEEPDPLLLNALDLHFVPEVIILPGLAFDPFGGRLGYGSGYYDRLYERLQPWMDHNKPPILIGLGYGMQVVDKVPMDEHDAPLHMLVTEKGIVDINKNNK, encoded by the coding sequence ATGAAAGTGAATAATGATTCTATATGTTGCGATAAAAAAACAATGCGTTTAAGAATGACTAAAGCACGAAACGAATTATCTGTGAATCAACGAGAACACTGGTCTAGCAAGGCCATTAGCTATTTAATAGAAGTATTCGAAACGATGAGAATAACGAATGCTCTCGTATATATCCCGTTTCGTTCTGAATTGGATACAAGATCCTTCATTGAATGGGGATGGGACAAGGGGATGAACATACTTGTTCCGCGTTGTAACCCTAGTGATTATTCTATGGAGATTTATTCTCTTAGCCATTGGGATGAATTATCACCAGGTGCCTATGGGATTGAGGAACCAGATCCGTTACTCCTGAATGCTCTAGATCTTCATTTTGTTCCAGAGGTGATTATCCTTCCAGGTCTAGCCTTTGATCCATTTGGAGGCAGGTTAGGTTATGGAAGTGGCTATTATGATCGGCTCTATGAGCGATTACAACCATGGATGGATCACAATAAACCTCCAATATTAATTGGGCTTGGGTATGGCATGCAGGTTGTGGATAAGGTTCCTATGGATGAGCATGATGCACCACTTCATATGCTCGTTACAGAGAAGGGTATTGTAGATATTAACAAGAATAATAAATGA
- a CDS encoding MogA/MoaB family molybdenum cofactor biosynthesis protein — MIWKTAILTASDKGARGEREDTSAQVIRELVEEELGGEIVEYRIVPDEQDEIIASLIELTDYYRADLVLTTGGTELAIRDVTPEATSRVIEREVPGMSEAMRSAWMERNRSAMLFRGICGIRGRALIVNLPGTPKGVHECLAAIMDQLPEALLMVTGQYRQ; from the coding sequence ATGATTTGGAAAACAGCGATCTTAACAGCCAGTGACAAGGGAGCTAGGGGGGAACGTGAAGATACAAGCGCCCAGGTCATCCGGGAGTTAGTGGAAGAGGAATTGGGTGGGGAGATTGTGGAATACCGAATTGTACCCGATGAACAGGATGAAATTATCGCATCACTCATTGAACTTACGGATTATTACAGGGCGGATCTTGTTCTGACAACAGGAGGTACAGAATTAGCAATTCGGGATGTGACACCAGAGGCAACGAGTAGGGTTATAGAGCGTGAAGTGCCGGGGATGTCAGAAGCAATGCGTAGTGCTTGGATGGAACGAAATCGTTCAGCTATGTTATTTCGAGGGATTTGCGGTATTCGGGGCCGTGCACTCATTGTTAATCTACCAGGTACTCCTAAAGGGGTACATGAATGTTTAGCAGCAATTATGGATCAGCTTCCTGAAGCATTGTTGATGGTAACAGGTCAATATCGTCAGTAA